Within the Armatimonadia bacterium genome, the region GCATTCCGGAGTTCATGGAGGAAGGCAAGACCGGCCTGCTGTTCGACATGACGCGGGAGGATGCACTGGCGGCAGCACTCGTGGAGGTCCTGTCAGATCCGGACCGTGGAGCGCGGATGGGAACCGCCGCACGCGAGCGAGCGCTGGAGCTGTTCGACGCACCGGTGATCCGCGAAGGCTGCGAGCAACTGTACCGAAACCTGCTGCGAGACAGAATCACACGATGATGCTACCACCTCTGCCCTCCGAACAGCAGCCCTGGCCCGGGGTTAGTGATGTCGTCTGCGCCATCCTCTGCGGCGGCAAAGGCTCGCGACTCTTCCCACGGACGCTGACCACACAAAAGTCGCTCCTGGAGATCGCCGGGCAGCCGATCCTGTGGCACGTCCTTCGCTTCTGGTCGCAGTTCTCGCACCGCTTCGTGTTCGTCGTGAAGCACAGCAAGGACGCGGTCATCGACTACGTCCGGGACCTGGGGCTACCGGCGGAGTTCCGCGAACCGGAGAACCTGACGGGCATCGCCGACGGGATTCACCAGGTGCGGGATCTTGTCGGCGAGAAGTTCATCGTGGTGCTGGGCGACTGCCTTTGCACGGGCCGATTTGAGTTCCCACAGGCCATGCAGCAGGCGGTCGGCGTCGTGACGACGGAGGAGCCCGAAGACATCCGGCGGAGCTACTCAGTGGAACTGGACGGAGACCGGCTGGCGCAGGTGGTGGAGAAGCCCGTGGTGTTGCCAAACAACCTGTGCGGCACGGGGTTCTACTTCTTCGACCGACGCGTTTTCGACTACATCGAGCGGGTGCAGCCGAGTGCGGTACGCAACGAGAAGGAGATCACCGATG harbors:
- a CDS encoding sugar phosphate nucleotidyltransferase: MMLPPLPSEQQPWPGVSDVVCAILCGGKGSRLFPRTLTTQKSLLEIAGQPILWHVLRFWSQFSHRFVFVVKHSKDAVIDYVRDLGLPAEFREPENLTGIADGIHQVRDLVGEKFIVVLGDCLCTGRFEFPQAMQQAVGVVTTEEPEDIRRSYSVELDGDRLAQVVEKPVVLPNNLCGTGFYFFDRRVFDYIERVQPSAVRNEKEITDVLQLMIDAGETISAARLQGGYVNINLPPDLVRAEAILTADQRFTQPRRAR